From the Bacteroidia bacterium genome, one window contains:
- the mscL gene encoding large-conductance mechanosensitive channel protein MscL, which produces MIKEFKDFAMRGNVIDMAVGIVIGAAFGGIVSSFVNDVLTPPLGLLMGGVDFSALSLMLKAAEGEAPAVTLNWGIFIQKVIDFVIIAFAIFLVVKGMNSMKKKEVEAPAAPPAPPAEEVLLTEIRDLLKKQNG; this is translated from the coding sequence ATGATCAAGGAGTTCAAGGATTTTGCGATGCGCGGCAATGTCATTGACATGGCTGTCGGTATCGTGATCGGTGCCGCGTTCGGCGGTATCGTTTCTTCTTTTGTCAACGACGTCCTGACGCCACCTTTGGGTTTGCTCATGGGCGGGGTTGATTTTTCCGCATTGAGTCTGATGCTCAAGGCGGCGGAGGGTGAGGCACCCGCAGTGACGTTAAACTGGGGTATTTTCATTCAGAAAGTGATTGACTTCGTCATCATCGCCTTCGCTATCTTCCTTGTCGTAAAGGGAATGAATTCCATGAAGAAAAAGGAAGTGGAAGCTCCCGCGGCGCCGCCTGCTCCTCCGGCGGAAGAGGTTCTGCTCACGGAAATCCGGGATTTGCTCAAAAAGCAGAACGGATAG
- a CDS encoding TerC family protein, whose amino-acid sequence MTDALGLLALLIGLELVLGVDNILVISIFVSRLEESKRNFARILGLSLALVARLLMLLLVLALTGLTDPVLFDFSVRDLLLLAGGLFLLYKAAREIHHTVEMHDAHPQAGKGATFAAVITQIVLLDIVFSIDSVITAVGLTHEVWIIVTSVLVSFVGVLFFAKPIGDFIMRTPTIKILALSFLITIGVTIFIEGLHQHVPKAYIYLPMGFALGVELLQLRYDANRRRLNKGAS is encoded by the coding sequence ATGACAGATGCTTTGGGACTACTCGCCCTGTTGATCGGCCTCGAACTGGTGCTCGGTGTCGACAACATTCTCGTTATTTCAATTTTCGTATCACGGCTCGAAGAATCGAAGCGGAATTTCGCGCGCATCCTGGGTCTGAGTCTCGCGCTTGTCGCGCGCTTGCTTATGCTGCTGCTCGTGCTCGCGCTCACAGGTCTGACCGACCCAGTCTTATTCGATTTTTCGGTCCGTGATCTGCTGTTACTGGCGGGAGGGTTGTTCCTGCTGTACAAGGCCGCAAGGGAAATCCATCACACAGTGGAGATGCACGACGCGCATCCACAAGCGGGGAAGGGAGCAACCTTCGCTGCCGTCATCACGCAAATTGTGCTGCTGGACATTGTGTTTTCCATTGACTCCGTTATCACCGCTGTGGGCCTGACCCATGAGGTCTGGATTATCGTCACCTCGGTATTGGTGTCCTTCGTGGGTGTGCTGTTCTTCGCCAAGCCCATCGGCGATTTCATCATGCGGACGCCGACGATCAAGATTCTGGCGCTCTCCTTTCTCATCACCATAGGCGTCACAATTTTCATAGAAGGGCTGCATCAACATGTGCCCAAGGCGTACATTTATCTCCCGATGGGGTTTGCGCTCGGCGTCGAGTTGCTGCAGCTTCGCTATGACGCAAACCGGCGCCGGCTGAACAAGGGTGCGAGCTGA
- a CDS encoding VOC family protein produces the protein MSTDNTPIPGSITWTDLTVPDAERIRDFYAEVAGWTFEGLSMGKYEDYVMKDVEGRGAAGICHARGANAGLPAQWLVYINVDKLDERVARCEALGGSILGGIRGGGSIGRYCVIRDPGGAVAVLYEIPTPKE, from the coding sequence ATGAGCACCGACAATACACCGATCCCTGGATCCATTACCTGGACGGATCTGACCGTTCCCGATGCCGAGCGCATACGCGACTTTTACGCGGAGGTAGCCGGATGGACTTTTGAGGGCCTCAGCATGGGAAAGTACGAAGATTATGTGATGAAGGATGTCGAGGGCCGGGGTGCGGCAGGCATTTGTCATGCGCGCGGCGCCAATGCGGGTTTGCCTGCACAGTGGCTCGTGTACATCAATGTGGACAAACTGGACGAGCGCGTGGCGCGTTGCGAAGCGCTGGGAGGCAGCATACTCGGAGGAATACGCGGCGGCGGTTCGATAGGGCGATACTGCGTGATACGCGATCCGGGTGGTGCCGTCGCCGTGCTGTACGAAATCCCCACTCCAAAGGAGTAG
- a CDS encoding alpha/beta hydrolase, with amino-acid sequence MPNLAALFRIIPAVFLLVFITTSCGDSEAEAKRDPAVLHTAMAESEDGVEIAYQIKGGGYPVIVLVHGWSCDRTYWREQFDVLAEQYTVVAIDLAGHGESGDEREQFTMQAFGSDIRAVIEKEGLRSLILAGHSMGGAAVLEAARQMPARVLGLIGVDTYHDITASWRSAEVDSFILAMRRDFKGTTRPWIRGMFSESADSSLRARIVEDMSSADPRVAVNAFRQYTWYHHEAGFAEIGLPAYLLNSDHWPTNLAPLRRLLPYAAMTTMPGLGHFVMLEDPELFMANLTTAINYIRTHPAKK; translated from the coding sequence ATGCCGAATCTGGCAGCCCTGTTTCGAATCATCCCCGCTGTTTTTCTGCTTGTTTTTATCACTACGTCCTGCGGCGACTCTGAAGCGGAGGCAAAGCGTGATCCCGCAGTGCTGCACACCGCCATGGCGGAATCCGAGGACGGGGTGGAGATCGCCTATCAGATCAAAGGCGGCGGCTATCCCGTGATTGTCCTGGTACACGGGTGGTCCTGCGACAGGACATATTGGCGCGAACAGTTCGATGTATTGGCCGAGCAGTACACAGTAGTAGCCATTGATCTCGCGGGACACGGCGAATCCGGTGATGAACGGGAGCAGTTCACGATGCAAGCGTTCGGCTCGGATATTCGTGCCGTCATCGAGAAAGAAGGTCTTCGTTCGTTGATTTTGGCCGGGCACTCCATGGGTGGTGCCGCAGTGCTCGAAGCGGCCAGGCAGATGCCTGCTCGCGTGCTCGGGTTGATAGGTGTGGACACGTATCACGATATCACCGCGAGTTGGCGGAGCGCCGAGGTGGATTCTTTCATCCTTGCGATGCGTCGTGATTTCAAAGGCACTACGAGGCCGTGGATTCGCGGTATGTTCAGTGAGAGCGCCGACTCGTCACTTAGGGCGCGCATCGTCGAGGACATGTCCAGCGCCGATCCCCGCGTTGCTGTCAACGCTTTTCGGCAGTACACCTGGTACCATCATGAAGCGGGTTTTGCGGAGATCGGACTGCCGGCGTATCTGTTGAATTCGGATCACTGGCCAACGAACCTTGCACCACTGCGGAGACTTCTTCCCTATGCGGCAATGACGACCATGCCGGGATTGGGACATTTCGTAATGCTCGAGGATCCCGAACTCTTCATGGCGAATCTGACCACGGCGATCAATTACATCAGAACGCATCCCGCAAAAAAATAG